From Staphylococcus delphini, one genomic window encodes:
- a CDS encoding oxidoreductase, translated as MTRIAVIGPGAVGTSIAVALSDQYEVTLLGRRHQTLTFEDYADQTTRTLSVNALQEASEPFDLIFIAVKTHQLANVIAKLPALTHDKTTLILAQNGYGMLEQLKDYHAYQAVVYVSGQKKDNHVTHFRDYKLHLQSDVITEQLAQAFSATKLKLVLEPHIQQAIWYKLIVNLGINTVTALGRDTARVLKDERMAELCRQLLIEGEQVARAEGIHFGADFVTSIMNIYAGYPDEMGTSMYYDTMNQHPLEVEAIQGYIYRRAKAHQLDTPHLETIYTLLAYQNQSRL; from the coding sequence ATGACTCGAATTGCTGTTATCGGCCCTGGTGCAGTGGGGACTTCTATCGCGGTTGCCTTATCTGATCAATACGAAGTCACACTACTCGGACGTCGTCATCAAACTTTAACATTTGAAGATTATGCGGATCAGACAACTCGCACGCTTTCTGTAAATGCACTCCAAGAAGCATCAGAACCGTTTGATTTAATTTTTATCGCCGTGAAGACCCATCAATTGGCGAATGTGATTGCCAAACTCCCCGCACTCACACACGACAAAACCACCCTCATTCTTGCACAAAATGGTTATGGTATGCTCGAGCAATTGAAAGATTATCACGCCTATCAAGCGGTCGTTTATGTGAGTGGTCAGAAGAAGGACAACCATGTGACACACTTTAGAGATTACAAACTGCACCTTCAATCTGATGTCATTACAGAACAACTCGCTCAAGCGTTCTCAGCAACAAAATTAAAACTCGTGTTGGAACCTCATATTCAACAAGCGATTTGGTATAAATTAATTGTCAATCTTGGTATTAATACCGTCACTGCACTCGGACGCGATACTGCCCGTGTCCTTAAAGATGAACGGATGGCTGAACTTTGCCGTCAATTGTTAATAGAAGGCGAACAAGTGGCACGTGCGGAAGGGATACATTTCGGTGCGGATTTCGTCACATCAATCATGAATATTTATGCAGGTTATCCTGATGAAATGGGGACGAGCATGTATTACGATACGATGAATCAACATCCTTTAGAAGTAGAAGCGATACAAGGTTACATTTATCGACGTGCCAAAGCCCATCAATTGGATACACCACATTTGGAGACCATTTACACCTTGCTCGCCTATCAAAATCAAAGTAGGCTATAG
- a CDS encoding 6-phospho-alpha-glucosidase produces MKKFTITIAGGGSTFTPGIIMMLLDYLDEFPIDTIKLYDNDEARQKTIADACEIILKERAPEMKLIASVDPEEAFTNVDFVMAHIRVGKYAMRELDEKIPLRHGVVGQETCGPGGIAYGMRSIPGVLELVDFMEKYSPDAWMLNYSNPAAIVAEATRKLRPNSKILNICDMPIGIEELIAKNLGLESRKEFEVNYYGLNHFGWWTDIRDKKGNSLMPEVIRHVSEHGYATDGSSELEKQESWNNTLKKARDVQALDPQTVPNTYLKYYFFPTQEVEHSNPEYTRANEVMDGREKFIFTQCQNIIDKGTAKDTELTVDEHASYIVDLAKAIAYNTKERMLMIVENQGAIINFDPTAMVEVPCIVGSNGPEKLVVGEIPRFQKALMEQQVGVEKLVVEAYEEASYQKLWQAITLSKTVPNAAVAKAILDDLIEANKAYWPELK; encoded by the coding sequence ATGAAGAAGTTCACTATTACAATTGCAGGTGGCGGAAGTACGTTTACACCGGGAATTATTATGATGTTATTGGATTATTTAGACGAGTTTCCAATTGATACCATCAAACTTTATGATAATGATGAAGCCCGTCAAAAAACGATTGCAGACGCATGTGAAATCATTTTGAAAGAGCGTGCACCAGAAATGAAACTGATTGCCAGTGTGGATCCAGAAGAAGCATTTACGAATGTAGATTTTGTGATGGCACACATTCGAGTAGGCAAGTATGCGATGCGTGAATTGGATGAAAAGATTCCATTGCGCCATGGTGTCGTCGGTCAAGAAACTTGCGGACCTGGTGGTATTGCATACGGGATGCGTTCTATTCCAGGTGTGCTTGAATTGGTTGACTTTATGGAAAAATATTCTCCAGATGCGTGGATGCTCAATTACTCAAACCCTGCAGCGATTGTAGCTGAGGCAACACGTAAATTACGTCCGAATTCTAAAATATTGAACATTTGCGACATGCCGATTGGAATTGAAGAACTGATTGCGAAAAATTTAGGACTTGAATCTCGTAAAGAGTTTGAAGTGAATTATTACGGTTTAAACCACTTCGGATGGTGGACAGATATTCGCGATAAAAAAGGTAATTCTTTGATGCCTGAAGTAATTCGTCATGTCAGTGAGCATGGTTATGCGACAGATGGTAGTTCTGAATTAGAAAAGCAAGAGAGCTGGAACAATACACTTAAAAAAGCACGTGACGTGCAAGCGTTAGATCCGCAAACAGTACCGAATACGTATTTGAAATATTACTTCTTCCCAACGCAAGAAGTAGAACATTCGAATCCAGAATATACACGTGCGAATGAAGTCATGGATGGACGTGAAAAGTTTATCTTTACGCAATGTCAAAATATCATCGACAAAGGTACAGCGAAAGACACGGAATTAACTGTTGATGAGCACGCGTCATACATTGTAGACCTTGCAAAAGCGATCGCATACAATACGAAAGAGCGTATGTTGATGATCGTTGAAAACCAAGGCGCAATTATTAACTTTGATCCAACAGCCATGGTAGAAGTGCCTTGTATTGTAGGTAGCAATGGTCCAGAAAAGTTAGTCGTTGGCGAAATTCCACGCTTCCAAAAAGCATTAATGGAACAACAAGTCGGCGTGGAAAAGCTTGTTGTAGAAGCATATGAAGAAGCATCATATCAAAAACTATGGCAAGCGATAACTTTATCAAAAACAGTACCGAATGCGGCAGTAGCAAAAGCAATTTTAGATGATTTGATTGAAGCGAACAAAGCGTACTGGCCAGAATTGAAATAA
- a CDS encoding alpha-glucoside-specific PTS transporter subunit IIBC, with translation MNAIKRFGSAMIVPVILFAFFGIVVGLATLFKNENIMGSIAAKGTTWFNIWSVIESGGWTIFTHMELAFVIGLPISLAKKAQGRATLAALMIYLVFNNFINALLTIWPDMFGVDLSKGVENVTGVKTIAGIPTLDTSIIGAILISAIAIWIHNRFYDQKLPEMLGIFQGLTFVVMIGFFLMIPVAVATAFVWPYVQVGIKSLQGVMLHSGLIGVWLFHFLERILIPTGLHHFIYTPFEFGPTAVDGGLRPYWIHHLNEFSNSTKALKELYPYGFLLQGNIKMFGLLGVALAMVFSTPKANRKKVIALVVPASLTAIFAGITEPLEFTFLFIAPYLFAIHAVLGATMVTLMNAFGVVGLMGGGLIEIAATNWIPLFGNHASVYIAQFIIGFIFTGIYFVTFKYLIEKFDIPIPGRKGDEGAKLFTKKDYQQKQSASKQALGENEYDQKAIYYLEGLGGKDNIVDVTNCATRLRLTVKDPNLVRESDYFTHEQMAHGLVKSGRSVQVIVGMSVPQVRDYFEEKLEKEEEV, from the coding sequence ATGAATGCAATCAAACGTTTTGGGAGTGCGATGATTGTTCCTGTTATTCTATTTGCGTTTTTCGGTATTGTTGTTGGGTTAGCGACACTATTTAAAAACGAAAATATCATGGGAAGCATTGCAGCAAAAGGGACAACGTGGTTTAACATTTGGAGTGTGATTGAGAGTGGGGGTTGGACCATCTTCACCCACATGGAGTTAGCTTTTGTGATTGGTTTGCCTATCTCATTAGCGAAAAAAGCACAAGGGCGTGCAACTTTAGCAGCATTGATGATCTATCTCGTATTTAATAATTTCATCAATGCATTACTGACGATTTGGCCGGATATGTTTGGGGTTGATTTAAGTAAAGGGGTCGAAAATGTTACGGGTGTTAAAACGATTGCAGGTATCCCGACATTAGATACAAGTATTATCGGTGCCATTTTGATCTCAGCGATTGCGATTTGGATACATAACCGTTTTTATGATCAAAAGTTGCCTGAGATGTTAGGCATTTTCCAAGGGCTTACATTTGTTGTCATGATTGGTTTCTTTTTGATGATTCCAGTTGCAGTTGCTACAGCATTTGTATGGCCATACGTCCAAGTAGGAATTAAATCATTACAAGGTGTGATGTTACATTCAGGGCTCATCGGTGTATGGTTATTCCACTTTTTAGAGCGTATTTTAATACCAACTGGGTTACATCATTTCATTTATACCCCATTTGAGTTTGGGCCAACTGCGGTAGATGGTGGTTTGAGACCTTATTGGATTCATCATCTTAATGAATTTTCTAACTCAACGAAAGCATTAAAAGAACTCTATCCATATGGTTTCTTATTACAAGGAAATATCAAAATGTTTGGATTGCTTGGTGTCGCTTTAGCAATGGTTTTCTCAACGCCAAAAGCGAATAGAAAGAAAGTCATCGCATTGGTTGTGCCAGCTTCATTAACTGCAATATTTGCTGGCATTACAGAGCCATTAGAGTTCACATTCTTATTCATTGCACCATATTTATTCGCGATTCATGCAGTATTAGGCGCAACAATGGTGACATTAATGAATGCGTTCGGTGTCGTTGGTCTGATGGGTGGCGGCTTGATTGAAATTGCTGCGACGAACTGGATTCCATTATTCGGTAATCATGCGAGTGTATATATCGCACAATTCATTATCGGCTTTATTTTCACAGGTATTTATTTTGTGACCTTCAAATATTTAATTGAAAAGTTTGATATTCCAATTCCAGGACGTAAAGGTGATGAAGGTGCTAAGTTGTTTACGAAAAAAGATTATCAACAAAAGCAAAGTGCGTCCAAACAAGCATTAGGTGAAAATGAATATGACCAAAAAGCGATTTATTATTTAGAAGGTCTCGGTGGCAAAGACAACATTGTTGATGTGACGAACTGTGCAACACGTTTACGTCTAACTGTTAAAGATCCAAATTTAGTGAGAGAAAGTGACTACTTTACACATGAACAAATGGCCCATGGATTGGTGAAGAGTGGGCGTAGTGTTCAAGTGATTGTTGGCATGAGTGTGCCACAAGTCAGGGATTACTTTGAAGAAAAGTTAGAAAAAGAGGAGGAAGTATAA
- a CDS encoding MurR/RpiR family transcriptional regulator, giving the protein MLLDRFVNANYDQLNDNDLHIIKTIHDHIDAMKKMKIQDLALAAHTSISSIHRLCRKLGFDGYSELKTYIKLNYQKEALPQDTIALLEHDIQQTMKHLNHIDFSSLNQRIDDAPFIYIYGTGTAQQSVAQDVQRQILALHKKSVVLKNELELLHALDMMAPCELLIIISLSGDTTRFEEVIKSIKARELSYISVTTLQDNSLAQHATFNIYVHSTPFRLFNQVDNSSFVTFHLAFDMILRKYSTWKLKQPH; this is encoded by the coding sequence GTGCTATTAGATAGATTTGTAAATGCAAACTATGACCAGTTGAACGACAATGATTTACATATTATCAAAACCATTCATGACCATATTGATGCTATGAAGAAAATGAAAATTCAAGACTTAGCTTTAGCCGCACACACATCCATTTCATCTATTCATCGTCTCTGCCGTAAATTAGGATTTGACGGCTATAGCGAATTAAAAACGTATATTAAACTCAACTATCAAAAGGAAGCATTACCACAAGATACTATTGCATTACTTGAACACGATATTCAACAAACGATGAAGCATCTCAATCACATCGATTTTTCGAGCCTTAACCAACGTATTGATGACGCGCCTTTTATTTATATTTATGGGACAGGCACAGCACAACAATCCGTCGCACAAGATGTACAACGTCAAATTCTCGCATTGCACAAAAAATCTGTCGTCTTGAAAAATGAACTAGAACTTTTACATGCACTCGATATGATGGCGCCATGTGAATTGCTCATTATTATTTCGCTTTCCGGTGATACTACACGTTTTGAAGAGGTCATCAAATCTATTAAAGCACGAGAACTTTCCTATATTAGTGTGACGACACTTCAAGACAATTCATTAGCGCAACATGCAACGTTTAACATCTATGTTCATAGCACACCTTTCCGTTTGTTCAATCAAGTTGACAACTCTAGTTTCGTCACTTTCCATCTCGCGTTCGATATGATTTTGAGAAAATATAGCACTTGGAAGTTAAAGCAACCACATTAA
- a CDS encoding MFS transporter, with the protein MKKYPIAIWMLAIGAFAIGMTEFVIMGLLPNVANDLNVSVSQVGQLITGYALDVAIGGPIVVMLTFRLNRKALLILLMGIFIIFAAYFGLLYFIQFHPIIMVIGVFLFGFIGFSMSPSLQYKSTLISQEAPILSSTLNQSAFNIGNALGAFIDGLVVSTLPVASLSLIAPLLTLIGLVFLLWSTAVERKEQASAHSN; encoded by the coding sequence ATGAAGAAGTATCCTATTGCAATTTGGATGTTAGCAATTGGAGCATTTGCGATTGGAATGACTGAATTCGTCATCATGGGCTTACTTCCTAACGTGGCGAATGATTTAAATGTATCTGTGAGCCAGGTAGGACAATTGATTACTGGTTACGCTTTAGATGTCGCGATTGGAGGTCCTATCGTCGTCATGCTTACTTTCCGTCTTAACCGTAAAGCGTTGTTAATACTACTGATGGGCATTTTTATTATTTTTGCTGCTTACTTTGGACTGCTCTACTTCATTCAGTTCCATCCGATAATCATGGTGATCGGCGTCTTTCTTTTCGGTTTTATTGGCTTTAGCATGAGCCCTTCACTTCAATACAAAAGTACGCTCATTTCCCAAGAAGCACCAATACTTTCCAGTACACTCAATCAATCCGCCTTTAATATCGGCAATGCATTAGGGGCCTTTATCGATGGTCTTGTTGTGAGCACACTCCCCGTCGCTAGTCTAAGTTTAATCGCGCCATTGCTTACATTAATTGGACTCGTCTTCCTATTATGGAGTACTGCTGTCGAACGAAAAGAACAGGCCAGTGCGCATTCGAATTAA
- a CDS encoding antibiotic biosynthesis monooxygenase family protein — MILSHKDLLYQIEEDGTTVTIYKNNDAKTYTAIEATGELTPHHFCVLNYIKVDLNQSETFEERFLSRTADLNDVHGFISLRVLRPLDPQNRYVVISLWEDRKSFEEWQASEQPLNYHNQWNGALDKDIVDSELSYNIKFDTQ, encoded by the coding sequence ATGATACTCTCTCATAAAGATCTTCTTTATCAAATTGAAGAAGATGGGACGACAGTGACCATATATAAAAATAATGATGCCAAAACATATACTGCTATAGAAGCGACAGGCGAACTCACACCGCATCATTTTTGTGTCTTAAATTATATTAAAGTAGATCTGAATCAAAGTGAAACATTTGAGGAACGCTTTCTAAGTCGCACAGCTGATTTGAATGATGTACATGGCTTCATATCGCTACGTGTTTTGAGACCCTTGGACCCACAAAATCGTTATGTTGTGATTTCATTATGGGAAGATCGTAAAAGCTTTGAAGAGTGGCAAGCTTCTGAGCAACCATTGAATTACCACAATCAATGGAATGGCGCACTGGATAAAGATATCGTGGATTCTGAGTTATCTTATAATATTAAATTTGATACACAGTAA
- a CDS encoding ABC transporter ATP-binding protein, giving the protein MLEVQNVTKSYRSGVKRQKRQIVKQVSFQCNKGQSIAIIGESGSGKSTLARMILGIEKPDSGTVMLDGQPVYQRHARLGKVSVVFQDYKSSLHPYFNVRQILNEALSQCDTSVDDKEAHMTALLERVGLSAAFLNKYPQMMSGGEAQRVAIARAVITNPDYIVLDEAISALDMSIQSQILDLLTTLRDKYQLSLIFITHDIQAAVYLCEDLIIFNDGQIQERLNRHQLKDLQNDYTRELFEKQFMN; this is encoded by the coding sequence ATGTTAGAAGTCCAAAATGTCACGAAATCCTATCGTAGTGGTGTGAAAAGGCAAAAACGGCAAATCGTGAAACAAGTCAGCTTTCAATGTAACAAAGGCCAAAGTATTGCGATTATCGGTGAAAGTGGGAGTGGTAAATCCACATTGGCGCGCATGATATTAGGTATCGAAAAGCCAGATTCAGGGACAGTGATGTTGGATGGTCAACCGGTCTACCAACGTCACGCCCGTCTCGGCAAAGTGAGCGTCGTGTTTCAAGATTACAAATCCTCACTGCATCCCTATTTCAATGTGCGTCAAATTTTAAATGAAGCACTGAGTCAATGTGATACATCGGTTGACGATAAAGAAGCACATATGACGGCATTACTCGAACGTGTCGGATTAAGTGCAGCCTTTTTAAATAAATACCCTCAAATGATGTCAGGTGGAGAAGCGCAACGTGTCGCTATTGCAAGAGCAGTCATTACGAATCCAGACTACATTGTATTAGATGAAGCGATTAGTGCGCTCGACATGTCGATTCAGTCGCAAATTTTAGATTTATTAACGACACTGAGAGATAAATATCAGCTCAGTTTAATATTTATTACACATGATATTCAAGCGGCGGTCTATTTATGTGAAGATTTGATTATTTTTAATGACGGTCAAATTCAGGAACGTTTAAATAGACACCAGCTGAAAGACCTTCAAAATGACTATACACGTGAACTTTTTGAAAAACAATTTATGAACTAG
- the cntD gene encoding staphylopine uptake ABC transporter ATP-binding protein CntD has protein sequence MAEQVMRVEDLTLIDGHTNHVLVHHFNLTLHRGEVIAIIGESGSGKSMTCKALLGLNDRNIQMSGEIWFQGAALHEASEADFRKIRGRRIAMIMQQGATAFNPSFTVGAQLTMMLKQHRPMSSQQQKATLQHYFDMLGLRDFERILKSYPHQLSGGMLQRLMIILALALQPDIIIADEPTTALDAITQYEVIEELREVKEKIGCAMLFVSHDLAVVKSIADQVIVMRHGDVVESGTAHQLFTQPQHAYTQFLIAARDRVTRYYKSLRGDASC, from the coding sequence ATGGCGGAACAAGTCATGCGTGTAGAAGATTTAACGCTCATTGATGGTCATACGAATCATGTCCTCGTCCATCACTTTAATTTGACGTTACATCGTGGTGAGGTCATTGCGATTATCGGTGAAAGTGGCAGTGGTAAATCGATGACGTGTAAAGCATTACTGGGGCTGAACGACCGTAACATTCAGATGAGCGGTGAAATTTGGTTCCAAGGAGCAGCATTGCATGAAGCCTCTGAAGCGGACTTTCGAAAAATCAGAGGCCGACGTATTGCGATGATTATGCAGCAAGGTGCGACAGCGTTTAACCCTTCTTTTACAGTGGGCGCACAGTTGACGATGATGTTGAAGCAACACCGTCCCATGTCGTCCCAACAACAGAAAGCGACGTTACAACATTATTTCGACATGCTCGGTTTAAGAGATTTTGAGCGTATTTTAAAGTCCTATCCGCATCAATTGTCAGGCGGCATGTTGCAACGGTTAATGATTATATTAGCACTCGCACTCCAACCGGACATCATTATTGCGGATGAGCCGACTACTGCACTCGATGCCATTACACAGTATGAAGTGATTGAAGAATTGCGTGAGGTCAAAGAAAAAATCGGTTGTGCTATGCTGTTTGTCTCACATGATTTAGCGGTAGTAAAGTCGATTGCGGACCAAGTCATCGTCATGCGTCATGGAGATGTCGTGGAGTCAGGTACCGCACACCAATTGTTTACACAGCCACAACATGCATATACACAATTTTTGATTGCAGCACGAGATCGAGTGACGCGTTATTACAAATCATTGCGAGGTGATGCGTCATGTTAG
- the cntC gene encoding staphylopine uptake ABC transporter permease subunit CntC gives MIVFQRLLQDNGAKWALAIIAVYILLGICAPIVTPYDPNAVNIDDKFAGMSFAHWLGTDHLGRDILTRLIFAIRPSFLLILFALACSVLIGTLLGFISGYFGRWIDALVMRICDVMLSFPTYVMTLALIGVLGIGLKSIIVALIITRWAWFCRIIRTSVMQYRNSDDVKFARTIGLSHARIIMTHILPRTLADIAIISTSSMVSMILQISGFSFLGLGVKAPTAEWGMMMNEARKVMFSHPELMFAPGIAIIVIVLAVNFLSDALQIAIDPKLSQQQMKQRIKKGWI, from the coding sequence ATGATCGTTTTCCAAAGATTATTACAAGATAACGGCGCGAAATGGGCGTTGGCAATCATTGCGGTTTATATTTTACTCGGTATTTGTGCACCTATTGTGACGCCTTATGATCCCAATGCGGTGAATATCGATGACAAATTTGCCGGTATGTCATTTGCACACTGGCTCGGGACGGATCATTTAGGACGAGATATTTTAACACGCTTAATTTTTGCGATACGGCCGAGCTTTTTACTCATTTTATTCGCATTAGCCTGTTCAGTGTTGATTGGGACGTTACTTGGCTTTATTTCAGGCTACTTTGGACGCTGGATCGATGCACTTGTGATGCGTATTTGCGATGTCATGTTATCGTTTCCTACATATGTCATGACGCTCGCTTTAATCGGTGTACTCGGCATTGGATTGAAAAGTATTATCGTCGCACTCATCATTACGCGCTGGGCATGGTTTTGCCGAATTATTCGAACAAGTGTAATGCAATATCGTAACTCAGATGATGTCAAATTTGCACGTACGATTGGTCTGTCACACGCACGGATTATTATGACACACATTTTACCGCGAACTTTAGCGGATATTGCGATTATTTCAACGAGTTCGATGGTGTCGATGATCTTACAAATTTCAGGCTTTTCATTTTTAGGCTTAGGCGTTAAAGCACCGACAGCAGAATGGGGCATGATGATGAATGAAGCACGTAAAGTGATGTTCAGTCACCCTGAGTTGATGTTTGCGCCAGGTATTGCGATTATCGTCATTGTGTTAGCGGTGAACTTTTTATCCGATGCCCTCCAAATTGCAATCGATCCGAAATTATCACAACAACAAATGAAACAACGTATTAAGAAAGGGTGGATATAA
- the opp1B gene encoding nickel/cobalt ABC transporter permease yields MAYSVMKRLLLMIPLLIVISFLTFALTHLSSEDPAVVILHAQEVPDITQSLIEQTCAKYHLDAPFLVQYWEWLQSAVQLQFGHSFVTGEDVGLRLWPAFFNTLKLTLISSLVIIVLSLLFGILTALLRGTWFDRMTRTTAFVLTAIPSYWLAAILIIFLSVKLNALPTSGLTGPESYILPVAVITLGYTGIYFRNVRSAVIQQLDQDYVLYMRAMGVPMSQLLIYVARNAMQVVVSIFCMSIPIILGGSVVIENVFAWPGMGQLSVKAVLEQDFPMIQAYVLIVSVLFILFNTLADVINMWLNPKLREEH; encoded by the coding sequence ATGGCATATAGTGTGATGAAACGTTTGTTACTGATGATACCGTTGCTGATTGTCATTAGTTTTTTAACTTTTGCATTAACGCATTTATCCAGTGAAGATCCCGCTGTCGTCATTCTACATGCACAAGAAGTTCCTGACATTACACAAAGTTTAATCGAACAAACGTGTGCTAAGTACCATTTGGATGCGCCGTTCCTCGTACAATACTGGGAATGGCTGCAATCCGCGGTACAGCTACAATTTGGGCATAGTTTCGTAACCGGCGAAGATGTCGGCTTGAGACTATGGCCTGCATTTTTTAATACATTGAAGTTAACACTCATTTCAAGTTTGGTGATTATTGTGTTGTCATTACTGTTCGGTATTTTGACGGCATTGTTGCGTGGAACGTGGTTTGATCGTATGACACGGACGACAGCTTTCGTATTAACCGCAATTCCATCTTATTGGCTAGCGGCGATATTAATTATTTTTTTATCGGTTAAATTGAATGCATTGCCGACGTCTGGCTTAACCGGTCCTGAAAGTTATATTTTACCTGTTGCGGTCATTACGCTCGGTTATACAGGGATTTATTTTAGAAATGTTCGAAGTGCGGTCATTCAGCAACTTGATCAAGATTATGTGCTATATATGCGTGCAATGGGTGTGCCGATGTCGCAACTGCTCATTTATGTTGCGCGTAATGCGATGCAAGTCGTCGTTTCTATTTTTTGTATGTCGATTCCTATTATTTTAGGTGGTTCTGTCGTCATCGAAAACGTATTTGCATGGCCGGGTATGGGTCAACTAAGTGTTAAAGCCGTGTTGGAACAAGATTTTCCGATGATTCAAGCGTATGTACTCATCGTTTCGGTGTTGTTTATTTTGTTTAATACGTTGGCAGACGTCATTAATATGTGGCTGAACCCGAAATTAAGGGAGGAGCATTAA
- the cntA gene encoding staphylopine-dependent metal ABC transporter substrate-binding lipoprotein gives MMKNLKWIAMCVVFILVLAACGNSKALEQKKEDKNLTYATSKDIGDMNPHVYGGSMSAQGMVYESLVDHTQKGIEPLLAESWDVSEDGKTYTFHLRKGVKFQDGTPFNADAVKKNFDAIQANQKLHSWIKLSTLIDRTEAKDDDTFVMTLKAPYNATLEELAMTRPYVFVSPKAFKDGGTKDGLKSYVGTGPYKLKSHDKDEQATFERNTDYWGGEPKLKTIVAKVLPAGETSFLALQKGEVNFAFTDDRGTDNIDNEAMKKLTDNGDFQLKRSQPMNTKMIVANSGKKDSPAQDKAVREALWHSVDQKRIADKILDGTEKPASQLFSKNVPHANIDLPKRDFDLKKAAALLDEAGWKQTDKGEVREKDGQKLEMTLYYDNHSSSQKQEAEFIQAKAKEVGMALKIVGETSDKVAERRTSGDYDLLFNQTWGLQYDPQSTISGFKADTGYKAAVSGIKEKDQLFDNIDTALETQDAKEQEQKYKDILTTVHDEAIFIPISHGGMTVVAPKDLEHISFKQSQYELPFEQMDYK, from the coding sequence ATGATGAAAAATTTAAAGTGGATTGCCATGTGTGTTGTTTTTATACTCGTACTCGCAGCTTGTGGCAACTCTAAAGCATTAGAACAGAAAAAAGAAGATAAAAACCTTACATATGCCACATCTAAAGATATTGGAGATATGAACCCACACGTATACGGCGGCTCGATGTCAGCGCAAGGCATGGTCTATGAGTCACTCGTCGACCATACGCAAAAAGGGATTGAACCGTTATTAGCTGAGTCATGGGATGTTTCAGAAGACGGTAAAACTTATACATTCCATTTGAGAAAAGGTGTGAAATTCCAAGATGGGACGCCTTTTAATGCAGATGCAGTGAAAAAGAACTTTGATGCGATTCAAGCAAACCAAAAGTTACATTCATGGATTAAATTATCAACATTAATCGATCGTACAGAAGCGAAAGACGATGATACATTTGTGATGACGTTGAAAGCACCGTACAACGCAACATTGGAAGAACTGGCAATGACACGTCCTTACGTCTTTGTCTCACCTAAAGCATTTAAAGATGGCGGTACGAAAGATGGTTTGAAATCTTACGTTGGTACAGGTCCATACAAATTGAAATCTCACGACAAAGATGAGCAAGCGACATTTGAACGCAATACGGATTACTGGGGTGGCGAGCCTAAACTGAAAACGATTGTTGCTAAAGTATTGCCTGCAGGGGAAACTTCATTTTTAGCATTACAAAAAGGTGAAGTGAACTTTGCATTTACAGATGACCGTGGTACAGACAACATCGACAATGAAGCGATGAAAAAGTTAACGGACAATGGCGATTTTCAATTGAAGCGCAGTCAGCCGATGAATACGAAAATGATTGTTGCAAACTCTGGTAAAAAAGACAGTCCTGCACAAGATAAAGCAGTACGTGAAGCATTATGGCATAGTGTCGATCAAAAGCGTATTGCGGATAAAATTTTAGACGGTACTGAAAAACCAGCGTCACAGTTATTCTCAAAAAACGTGCCACATGCGAACATTGATTTACCGAAACGTGATTTTGATTTGAAAAAAGCAGCGGCGCTATTAGACGAAGCGGGATGGAAGCAAACTGACAAAGGTGAAGTACGTGAAAAAGACGGTCAAAAGCTTGAAATGACGTTATATTATGACAACCATTCAAGCTCGCAAAAACAAGAAGCCGAATTTATTCAAGCGAAAGCGAAAGAAGTCGGCATGGCATTGAAAATTGTAGGCGAAACATCTGATAAAGTGGCAGAACGTCGTACATCGGGGGACTATGATTTACTGTTCAACCAAACATGGGGCCTTCAATATGACCCACAAAGTACGATTTCTGGATTTAAAGCAGATACAGGTTATAAAGCGGCCGTTTCAGGTATTAAAGAAAAAGACCAACTGTTTGATAATATCGATACCGCTTTAGAAACGCAAGATGCAAAAGAACAAGAACAAAAATATAAAGACATTTTAACAACAGTTCATGATGAAGCAATCTTTATCCCGATTTCTCATGGGGGTATGACAGTGGTCGCGCCGAAAGATTTAGAACACATTTCGTTTAAACAATCACAATACGAATTGCCATTTGAACAAATGGATTACAAATAG